A genomic segment from Meiothermus sp. Pnk-1 encodes:
- the murD gene encoding UDP-N-acetylmuramoyl-L-alanine--D-glutamate ligase: protein MRRAERLVFGLGRSGMGVLRFLARHRMEAHCFDENPKEAEYLAAAELGFAFNDDPKPGEYQQVIAAPGVPLDHPRLLRLRQGGAEVIGEAELAYRMVSTPIVGITGTAGKGTATVATAHFLRALGFKALEGGNLDPPLLDIIEEAEVAVAELSSFQLERVVHFRPRVAVLLNLGVDHLDRHHTLEAYHAAKLNLIRNLTPQDALVYNAEDRKIAQAVQASPAQKYPFHPGADPRQTNLRAAREAARAYARIAGRAVDELVLDEAETTAPRLPGRFDAFARKGQVVFIDDSIATRYDAVKAALQAAPAPIAWILGGRDKGAPTTGLERIVAERVRVVLAIGEDGPRMAQAFRECAEVVEIQAPTGEATLRKAVEEGLSRLSEGSILLAPMGTSFDQFKDYKERSQVFRRVAFELGATAWEGGRP, encoded by the coding sequence ATGAGGAGGGCCGAACGCCTGGTCTTCGGGCTAGGCCGCAGCGGGATGGGGGTGCTGCGCTTCCTGGCCCGCCACCGGATGGAGGCCCACTGCTTTGACGAGAACCCCAAGGAAGCCGAATACCTGGCGGCGGCCGAACTGGGGTTTGCTTTCAACGACGACCCCAAGCCCGGGGAGTACCAACAGGTCATCGCTGCCCCCGGGGTACCGCTGGATCACCCTCGGCTTTTGCGGTTGCGGCAAGGAGGGGCTGAGGTCATCGGGGAGGCCGAACTCGCATACCGCATGGTGAGCACCCCCATCGTAGGCATCACCGGAACGGCGGGCAAGGGCACTGCTACCGTCGCAACGGCCCACTTTCTGCGGGCGCTGGGGTTCAAAGCGCTCGAGGGGGGCAACCTGGACCCGCCCCTGCTGGACATCATCGAAGAGGCCGAGGTGGCGGTGGCCGAGCTCTCCAGCTTCCAGCTCGAGCGCGTCGTACACTTCCGCCCACGGGTGGCGGTGCTCTTGAACCTGGGGGTGGACCACCTGGACCGGCACCACACCCTGGAGGCCTATCACGCCGCCAAGCTCAACCTAATTCGCAACCTCACCCCCCAGGATGCCCTGGTCTATAACGCCGAGGACCGCAAGATCGCCCAAGCCGTCCAGGCTTCCCCGGCCCAAAAGTACCCCTTTCATCCGGGGGCGGATCCGCGGCAGACCAACCTGCGCGCCGCCCGGGAAGCGGCCCGGGCCTATGCCCGCATAGCCGGGAGAGCCGTGGATGAGCTGGTCTTGGACGAGGCCGAAACGACGGCCCCCAGGCTTCCGGGCCGCTTCGACGCCTTCGCCCGTAAAGGACAGGTGGTCTTTATCGACGATTCCATCGCCACCCGCTACGACGCGGTGAAGGCGGCTTTGCAAGCTGCGCCAGCCCCTATCGCTTGGATCCTGGGGGGGCGGGACAAGGGAGCCCCTACCACAGGGCTCGAGCGCATCGTAGCGGAGCGAGTTCGGGTGGTTTTGGCCATTGGCGAAGATGGCCCCCGGATGGCCCAAGCCTTCCGGGAGTGCGCCGAGGTGGTGGAGATTCAAGCGCCCACCGGCGAGGCCACCTTGCGCAAAGCGGTAGAGGAAGGGCTCTCGAGGCTGTCAGAGGGCAGTATC